In one Halorubrum sp. CBA1229 genomic region, the following are encoded:
- a CDS encoding universal stress protein, with translation MYGTTLIPTGGSDAAFAAVNDAVEVTAPDGTVHVLGVLEDIPTYERSGKPEKFDDGDEERRLRLEAAVERIETEVTAAGIDCETAVEEGVPSREIVAYADEIDADAIVMGSRGARDTAGDLLGSTTERVLRDASTTVVSVPASA, from the coding sequence ATGTACGGCACGACCCTGATCCCGACCGGCGGCAGCGACGCCGCGTTCGCGGCCGTGAACGACGCCGTCGAGGTCACGGCGCCCGACGGGACGGTCCACGTCCTCGGCGTGCTGGAGGATATCCCGACCTACGAGCGATCGGGAAAGCCTGAGAAGTTCGACGACGGCGACGAGGAGCGGCGGCTCCGCCTCGAGGCGGCCGTCGAGCGGATCGAGACGGAGGTGACCGCGGCGGGGATCGACTGCGAGACCGCGGTCGAGGAGGGCGTCCCGTCCCGCGAGATCGTCGCGTACGCGGACGAGATCGACGCCGACGCGATCGTCATGGGAAGCCGGGGCGCACGCGACACCGCCGGCGATCTGCTCGGGAGCACCACGGAGCGCGTCCTCCGTGACGCGTCGACGACGGTCGTCTCCGTCCCCGCGTCGGCGTGA